One Ornithinicoccus hortensis genomic window, CCTCCGAGCGCCAGGTGGCCGCGGTCGCGGACCGCCGGTCCGTGGCGGAGCACGTCTGATGGCCACCCCGCTCGGCGGCGTCCTGACCGCCCTCGCCACGCCCTTCGACTCCTCCGGGGAGATCGACGCCGGCCTGCTGGCCCGGGTCGTCGACCGCTCCGTCTCCGCCGGGGTCGGCGGGGTGGTGGCCGGCGGCTCCACCGGCGAGTTCGCCGCGCTGGACCACGACGAGCGCCTCCGGTTGGTGGAACTGGTGACCGAGCAGACCGCCGGGCGGGTCCCGGTGGTGGCCCAGACCGGCGCCACCTCGACCCGGGAGGCCATCAAACTCTCCCGGGCGGCCGAGCGGGCCGGCGCCGACGTCCTCATGCTGGTGACCCCCTACTACGAGCCGCTGTCCGTGGCCGAGACGGTGGCGTATCTCAAGGACGTGTGTGCCGCGGTCGACCTGCCGGTCATGCTCTACAACATCCCGGCCGCGACCGGCGTGGCGCTCGACCTGGAGACCGTGGCCGCGCTGGCCGAGGAGGTCGACACGATCCGGTACGTCAAGGACTCGAGCGCGAACTGGGAGTTCGGGCTCCAGCTGATCCACCACCTCGGCCCGCGGGTCGGGACCTTCATCGGGTGGGACGCCTACGCCTACAGCGCGTTGGCCGAGGGTGCCACCGGCGTCCTGGCCGGGACGGCCAACGTGGTCCCGGAACACCTGGTCGCCCTGCACCGCGCGGTCCGGGACGGGGACCACGACCGGGCCCGCCGGATCTGGGGCGACCTCTACCCCGCGATCGACGCCATGCTGTCCCAGCCGTTCGTCGCCGCCGTCAAGGACGGGCTGCGGTTGACCGGGCTCGATGTCGGGCTCCCCCGCCCCCCGGTCGCCCCGCTGGACGGCGGGGCCTCGGCGGTCCTGCAGCGGGCGCTGGAGCAGCTCCCGCCCGTCGCACCCACCGCCGCGACCTGACGGCGCGCCGCGGCCCGGGTATCGCCCCGGGCGGCCCGGGACTATCGTGTGGCTGCCGAAGGACGCGATGGAGGGTCGACGTGGAAGTTCAGTGGTGGAGCATCTTGCCATTCGTCACCATGCTCGGGTGCATCGCCGTGCTCCCGCTGATCGAGGCGACCTCCCACTACTGGGAGAAGCAGCGCGTCCAGCTGCTCATCGCGTTGCTGCTCGGGGTCCCGGTGGCCCTGTGGTTCATCATCGGCGGGGACAGCTCGGCCGTGGTGCACGCGCTGATCGAGTACGTCCAGTTCATCTGCCTGCTGCTCGCCCTGTTCGTGGTCTCCGGGGGAATCTTCCTCAAGGGCGACATCCAGGCCAACCCCCGCAACAACACCATCTTCCTGGGCTTCGGCGCGGTGATCGCCTCGTTCATCGGCACCACGGGCGCGGCGATGCTGCTGATCCGGCCGCTGCTGAACACCAACGCCGAGCGGAAGTTCCGCACGCACACGGTGCTGTTCTGCATCTTCATCGTGGCCAACTGTGGTGGCCTGCTCACCCCGCTGGGTGACCCACCGCTGTTCCTGGGGTTCCTCCGCGGGGTGCCGTTCACCTGGACCTTCGGGCTGTGGCCGATGTGGCTGTTCGTCAACGCGGTCCTGCTGGTCACCTACTACGCCCTGGACAAGAAGTTCTACGCCCAGGAGCGCCCGGAGGACGTCGCGCTCGACACCTCCTCGATCACGCCGCTGGGCGTCAAGGGCCGGGTCAACCTGATCTACCTGGCGATCATCGTCGCCGCGGTCGCCTTCGCCCCGTCGATCGACATCCACAACATCGAGGCCGGGCACGCGGCCTTCCTCGACTGGATCCCGGTCCGGGAGATCATCATGCTCACCGTGGCCACGGTCTCGTTCACGACCGGCGACAAGGTCGCGCGGTTCGTGGACAACAACTTCAAGTGGGGCCCGATCCTGGAGGTCGCGGCCCTGTTCATCGGCATCTTCCTGACGATGATCCCGGCCCTGAAGTACCTCGGCCAGATCGCCCCGAACCTGCCGTTGAACGAGGTCACCTTCTTCATCTTCACCGGCGGCCTGTCCTCGATGCTCGACAACGCCCCGACCTACGTCACGTTCTTCGAGATGGCCCGCGAGCTGGGTGGGGAACCGGCCGTGGCCGGCGTCTTCGAGCCCTACCTGGTCGCGATCAGTCTCGGCGCGGTGTTCTGCGGGGCGATCACCTACATCGGCAACGGCCCGAACTTCATGGTCAAGGCGGTCGCCGACAGCGTGGGCGTCAAGATGCCCTCCTTCGGCGGCTACGTCGTGCAGGCCTTCACCTACCTGGTGCCGACCCTGGTCGCCATGGTCTGCATCTTCATCGCGGACTCCACCTGGGCGTTGGTCCTCGGCCTGGTGCTCACCCTGGGCCTGCTCCTCCGGGCCGTCCTGGCGGTCCGGGCTCACGACGACCCGGTCGAGCAAGAGTCCGCGGCGGACTGAGCCGGACGTCGGCGGCCGCCGGGGCCGGGTCCCCCCCCCCGGTGTGGTTCACGCCCGGTGGGTGGTTCAGGAGTTGAGCGGATCGGACTCGGCGTGGAGCGCGGCCATCTCGGCCTCCATCACCATCTCCTCGTCGGCGTCCAGCCGGACGTGGGAGAGCAGGCTGTGCAGCACCCGGACGGCCGCGGCGCACCGCTCGCCCCAGGCCGACAGGTAGCTGAACTGCCACCACCACAGGGCCTCCAGGATCCGCCCGTCGGTGAAGTGGCTCCAGCCGTAGTCCAGGTCGGCGGCGACCGCCGTCAGGTCGTCCGCGAGGGACCCGGGCACCACCTCCCCGGAGAGCACGGGGTCCTCCACGTCGACGTAGTCGTCGACCCCACCGAGCATCTGGCGCAGCCCGGTCCGCACCGCCTCCAGGTCGGTGTCGGGTCCGGGGTCGGGCTCGAAGCGTTCCTGGGGCACCACGTCGACCATCGCCCCCAGCCGGGCGCCGGCCAGCTGCATCTGTGAGGCGGCCAGCAACAGGACGGGCAGGGCGGTGTCGGCGCTCTGGCCGGCGGCGACCTCCCGGATCGTGGCCAGGTAGCGCTGGACCTCGAGCCCGGTGTCGGAGGCCAACTCGGCCACGGCCGTGTCGGTTCCGGTCTCGGCGGCCCCGGATGGGTCGGTCATCACGTCCTGCTCTCCTCGGCGGAGCCCGCGGCGCGGGGACGCCTCAGGCCTCGATCAGCCGTCGACCCTCGAACGCCCTGCCGAGGGTGACCTCGTCGGCATACTCCAAGTCTCCACCCACCGGCAGTCCGCTGGCTAGCCGACTGAGCTGCAGCCCCATCGGTTTGAGCAGCCGCGCCAGGTAGGTGGCCGTCGCCTCCCCCTCGAGGTTCGGGTCGGTCGCGATGATGATCTCGGTGATCGCGCCGTCGGACAGCCGGGTCATCAGCTCCTTGACCCGCAGGTCGTCGGGTCCGATCCCCTCGATCGGGCTGATCGACCCACCCAGCACGTGGTAACGGCCGCGGAACTCGCGGGTCCGTTCGATCGCCACCACGTCCTTGGCCTCCTCGACCACGCAGAGCAGGGCGGGGTCGCGGCGGGGGTCCAGGCAGATCCGGCACTGCTCGGCCTCCGCGACGTTGCCGCACACCGTGCAGAAGCGCACCTTGTCCTTGACCTCCGACAGCGCCCGCGCCAGGCGGTCGACGTCATCGGGGTCCGCGCTCAACAGGTGGAACGCGATGCGCTGCGCACTCTTCGGCCCGATGCCGGGCAACCGGCCGAGCTCATCGATCAGGTCCTGGACCACACCTTCATACACAATGCTCCGACTGTATGCCGTGAGGTGCCGTTCGGACGACAGGACTCACCCGGGAGGGGTCTTGGGTGGGTCGACCCGGTCCGCTCGGCCCGGGAGGAGCACCGCGCGCAGTGCGCGGGTGTCCGCGACCACCTCGACGTGCGGCTCGGCCCGCAGTGCGGCCGATTCGCCGGCGCCCCAGGTGACCCCGATCCCGTCCATCCCCGCCGCGGCCGCCGCCTGCAGGTCCACGACGGCATCCCCCACGTAGACGCAGTCCGCCGGGTCCACGCCGAGCCGGTCCACGGCATACGCCAGCGGGGCGGGGTCCGGCTTGTGCCTGGCGGTGTGCTCCAGCGCGGCCAGCACCGGCAGCGCGCCCTCCAGCCCCAGCGCCCGCAGCCCGAGGTGGACCGTGTCCTCGCCCTTGGAGGAGACCACGCCCGCCCTCACCCCGGCTGCGTCGAGGTCGGTCAGCAGGTCCGCCATGCCGTCGACCTGGCGGATCTGGTCGTCGTGGTTGGCCAGGTTCCAGTGCCGGTAGGTGGTGATCAGCTCGTCGGCCCGTTCGGGGTACCTCTCGGCGAAGACGGCGCGCAACGACCGGCCGATCCAGGACCGGATCTCCGCCTCGGGCGACGAGATGCCCAGCACCTCGTGCAGCGTGTGGTGGAAGGAGTTGATGATCAGCGGGATGGTATCGCCGAGGGTGCCGTCGAAGTCGAACAGCACGACCGGCCAGCGGGGTGCGGGGGTCACGGCCACCAGGGTCACACGGACGGGTGGTCGGGCCGGCGCTGGTTGTACTCCCCGGCGAGTTCCTGGCCGGACATGGCGTGGATCGCCGCCATGATCTCGTCGGTCGCCTCGCGCCGGGCCCGACCGGCCGGGACGCCGTCGAACCGCCCGGTGAAGTCGATCGGCGTGCCGAACTCCACCCGGAACTTGGTGATCCGCGGGAACTTCGCCCCCACCGGCTGGATCTTGTCGGTGCCGGACAGGGCGACCGGGACCACCGGGCAGCCGGCGGTCAGCGCCAGCCACGCCACCCCGGTGCGGCCCTTGTAGAGCCGGCCGTCCCGGGAGCGGGTGCCCTCGGGGTAGATCCCGAACGCCCCGCCGCCGCGCAGGTGCTCCAGGGCCAGGTCGAGGGACTCCTGGGCGGCCCGGGTGTTGTCCCGGTCCACGGGGATGCTGCCGATCGCGGTGAACCAGGTCCGGCTGAGCCACCCCTTGGGGCCGCTCCCGGTGAAGTAGTCGGCCTTGGCCAGGAAGGAGACCTGCCGGGGCGCGGTCAGCGGGATGACCACGCTGTCGGCGAAGGACAGGTGGTTGCTGGCCAGGATGACCGGACCGTCCAGGGGCACCCGCTCGGCCCCGACGACGTCGGGGCGCCAGAGCGCGAGCCCGGTCGGTCGGGCGACCACGTGCAGCAGCCGATACAGCATCAGTCCTCCTCGCGGATCCTCGCCTCTAGCGAGAGTATTCCTCGTCGATCGCGATCACGGTGCCGCCGAGCACGGATTCCACGACCGGTTGTCCGACCGCTCCGGAGGTCTCCAGGTCCTCGTCGTCGTCGTCGGGCACATCACCGCCCGGCACCGGGACCGGTGCGGCGGGTGCCGCGGTGACTCCGGCGGCCGGTGCGGCCGGACCCCCGGCGGCCGGTGCGCCCGGATCCGCGGCGGCCGTCTCGCCCCCGGAGTTCCTGTCCCGGGGGGTCCGGTCGATAGATCGCTGGTCGTCGGCGCGCTGGTCCCCGGAGCCGCGCGGATCCGCCTCCACGTCCGTCGCCGGACCGGGGGGCTGCGGCCCACCGGGGCCCTGGGTCGCCCATGCCGGGGCCCCCTCGGCACCCGAGCGGGCCGACCAGTCCGGTGGCGCTGGCTCGCCCGCGGTCGGGCGGCCCCGGGAGGCGTGGCCGCCGGGGGCGCCCAACTGCTCGGCCATGCTCGGATCGGCCCCACGACCTTGCCCTTCCGGCTCTCCCTGCCCTGCGGGCGCGGGTGGGCCGCCGGACGGTCCGCCGGGGCCGGAGCTACCGGGCCCAGTGCCGGGGCCGCCACAGTTGTCCATGGGGACTCCCTCGACCCTGGTGTCCAGGCCGATCGCCTCGATCAGGGCCTGCCGGACCACCTCGGCGTGGTGCCCCTGGCTGAAGGTGTTGGCCAGTCCGGCGGTCCCGATCCCGAGCAGCAACCGCTGGCCGTCGAAGTCGAGCACGCGGCTGTTCACCGACACGAAGGTCCAGGTGACCTTGCGGATGTCCTTGATCCGGTCCAGCACCTCCGGCCACGCCCGCCGCACTGCATCAGTGTCGAGCGACCCCGGGGCGCGACCGGCGGAGGCCTGGGCGGGTGGCTCCTGAACTGGTTGTTCTTGTGCCCGTTGCTGCTGCGGCGGTTGTTCCTCGGCGGCCGGCGGCCGCGACCCGCGCTGCTCCCGGGATCCTGCGGTTCCGTCGGGCTCGGCTGGCGACTGGGCGTCCGAGGGTTCCGGTCGGGACTGCGGCGCGGAGGGACCGGTCGGTGGCCCGGACGGGGCCGCAACCGGTGCGCTGGCAGGGCCCGCCGGGGCAGGCACCCCGGAGCCGGCCGCGAGGCGCCGCTCGATGCGGTCCAGCCGTGCGGCGTGGCCGGACTCCCCCTCGGCAGCGGGCAGCAGCAGGCGGGCGCAGATCAGCTCCAGGTGCATCCGGGAGGACACCGCCCCCGTCATCTCCGACAGGCCCCGGCTGACCACGTCGGCGCTGCGGGTCAGCGCCGACGGGCCGTAGGCGCCGGCCTGCTGGCGCAACCTGGCCACCTGGTCCTCGGGGAGCCCGCGGAGCAACCCCCCGGTCCGGTCGCCGACGGCCGCGACCACGATCAGGTCGCGGTACCGCTCCAGCAGGTCCTCGACGAAGCGCCGCGGGTCGTGCCCGGACTCCATCACCTTGTTGACCTGGCTGAACACGCTGGCGGCGTCGGCGGCCGCGACCGCGTCGACCACGGCGTCCAGCAGCTCGACGTCGGTGAAACCGAGCAGCGAGGCGGTGCGCTCGTAGGTGAGCCCCTCGTCACCCGCCCCCGCCATCAGCTGGTCCAGCACCGACAGCGAGTCGCGGACCGAGCCGCCCCCGGCGCGCGTCACGAAGGACAGGACGCCCTGCTCGAGGGCGACGCCCTCCGCCTCGCACAGCTCCTCCAGGTAGGCGGTCAGCCGCTGGGGCGGCACGAGGTGGAACGGGTAGTGGTGGGTCCGGGACCGGATCGTGGAGAGGACCTTCTCCGGCTCGGTCGTGGCGAAGATGAACTTCACGTGCTCCGGTGGCTCCTCGACGACCTTGAGCAGGGCGTTGAAGCCGTGGGGCGTCACCATGTGCGCCTCGTCGATGATGTAGACCTTGTAGCGCGACTGGGCCGGTCCGAAGGCGGCCCGTTCGCGCAGGTCCCGGGCGTCGTCGACGCCGCCGTGGCTGGCCGCGTCGATCTCGATGACGTCGACCGACCCAGGCCCACCCCGGGCCAGCGACACGCACGACTCGCACGTGCCGCACGGATCGGGGGTCGGCCCCTGCTCGCAGTTCAGGCAGCGCGCCAGGATCCGGGCGCTGGTGGTCTTGCCGCAGCCGCGGGGGCCGCTGAACAGATAGGCGTGGTTCACGCGACCGCTCCGCAGGGCCTGCATCAGCGGCTCGGTGACGTGTTCCTGGCCGATCACGTCGGCGAAGGTCTCCGGGCGGTAGCGGCGGTAGAGCGCTGTGGTCACCCGATGACCTTAACGGCCGGGACCGACGTCCCCCACCGGCTGTCCACCGGACCGGTCGCCGCCCTCAGCGCACCTGCAGGACGTGCATCCGGTGCGCGGCCCTGGTGAGCACGACATACAGGATGCGGGCGCCGCCGGGTGCGGTGCGCACGATCTCCTCCGGGTCGACCACCACGGTCGCGTCGTACTCCAAGCCCTTGGTCGACAACGGGTCGATGACCAGGACGCGTCCGTCGTGCTCGCCCTCCAGCCCGGCGAGCGCATCCCGCCACTTCTCCGGGGTGATGACCGCGATCGACCCGTCGACCTGGGCCCCCAGCTCCGCCACGGCGGCGGTGACCCCGGCTGCGACGTCGGCCTGGGCGACCGTCTGCTCGACCGGGTCGACGCCGGTGTCGCGGACCGCGTCCGGGATGTCCGCGTCCGGCACGTACTGCCGGATCAGCCGCGCCGCGTAGTCGAAGATCTCCTTGGCGTTGCGGTAGTTGGTGGTCATGTGGAAGCTGCGCCTGGGCGCCCGGCCGAACGCCTCCTCCCGTGCGCGGGCGGACTCCTCGAGGTCCGGCCAGGAGCTCTGCGCGTCGTCACCGACCACCGTCCAGGACGCCCAGTTGCCGCGCCGCCCGATCATCCGCCACTGCATGGGCGACAGGTCCTGCGCCTCGTCGACGAGGACGTGTGCGTACTCGTCGCCGGCGGTGATGCTGCCGGCCAGCAGCCGCTCCATCGGGTCCTGGACGACGCGCTGGTATGCCGTCCGCTCGCCCTGGGGGGTCACCGCCAGGTCCGCGGTGTCCCGGCCCAGCTTGATCGCCGAGACCCCGTACTGGGAGACGTCGTCCAGCTCGTCGATCTCGTAGAAGCCGCGTTCCTCCGAGGGCAGGTCCACCACCTGTCCGAGGCGGGCGGCGAGGTCGTCGATGAGGGCGACGTCGGCCACGCTCCACTCCCCGGTCGAGGTCGCGACGGTCAGCGACTCCGCCAGCGCGTCGGCCTCCTCCTCGGACAGCACGCCCTTGCCGAGCCGGCGGGCGGTGTCCCGGTCGGCCAGCCAGAGCAGCACCTCACGCGGGTCGACCGGTCGCCACCACTCGCGGGCGAACGCCTCGACGTCGCCGGAGTCGCCGAACTTGTCCAGGAACTCCTCGCGCTCGCCCTGCCGCACCTGTATCCAGGCCGCCTCACCGAGGGCCACCAGGGCGGCCTCGAACGAGCTGTTGCGGTGGTGGTGGCGCAGTACCTGCCGGCGCACCGACGCGAGCTGCGGCGGGTCGAGGCGCACCGCGTGCCCGGCGACGAACACCCGCAGCGTGTCGGGCGCACCCGGGATCGGCTCGCGGGCCGCCCGGCCCAGCACGGTGCGGATCCGCAGCGAGCCCTTCAGCGCCGCCGCCTCCTGGGAGTCGAACCGGGTGGCCGTGACGCCCCCGACCACGTCACCCAGCGAGCGCAGCGTGACGGTGTCCTCGCCGAGGCTGGGCAGCACCCGCTCGATGTAGGCGGTGTAGGCGGCGGAGGGGCCCACCACGAGGACCCCGCCGGACTCGAACCGGCGACGGTCGGCATACAGCAGGTAGGCGGCGCGGTGCAGCGCGACCACGGTCTTACCGGTGCCCGGCCCGCCGGTGATCGTGGTGACCCCCGCGGCCTTGGCGCGGATCGCCTCGTCCTGGTGCTGCTGGATGGTGGCGACGATGTCACGCATCCGCGCGCCGCGGCTGCGGGTGAGCGCGGCCATCAGCGCCCCGTCGCCGACCACGACGATGTCCTCGGGGGCCTCCGGCACCATCAGGTCGTCCTCGACGCCGATGACCTCCTCGCCGCGGCAGCGCAGCACCCGGCGCCGGATGACGCCCTGCGGGTCGGCCGGTGTGGCGCGGTAGAAGGGCGCGGCGGCGGGTGCCCGCCAGTCGATCACCAGCGGTTCGTACTCGTCGTCCCGGACGCCCAGCCGGCCGACGTAGCGGACCTCCCGGTCCGCGGCGTCCGACCCGTCGCCGGAGCCGTGGTCGAGGTCGAGGCGGCCGAAGACGAGACCCTCGTGCTGGTACTCCAGGGAGGCCCGTCGCTTGGAGGCGTTGTAGACGAGGGCGTCGCGCTCGAACAACCCGGCGAGCTCCTCCTCGCGCGGGTCGCCGGTGCCCTTGCGGTCGGTCTGTCCCCGAGCCATCCCCTCGGCGTGCACGAGTTCCACCCGGGCAGCGGCCTTCGCGAGCTCGGCATAGACCCGGTCGACATGGTCCTGCTCACGCGCGATCTCGGCAGCCACGATGTCGTGGGTTGCTGCGGTCACCAGCATCTTCCCTTCAGCCCTGCATGCCTCGGTCACGGGTGTGGCACAAATGGGTCAGACGACTTTACCCGGTCGGGCGGCCGGGCACGGTCACCCGGGACGGGCGTGCCCCCTCAGAACCAGCCGCGGCGGGCGGCCTGCACGCCCGCCTGGAAGCGGGTGCCGCCTCCCAGGTGCTCCATCAGGAACCGGATCCGCCGCTCCACCGTGCGGGTGGACACCCCGATGCTGCGGGCGATCATCTGGTCGGTGGCACCGGCCGCGAGCAGGCCCAGGATGCGCACGTCCCGGTCATCCAGCGGCATGCCCTTGCGTCCGCCCTTCTCCCCGGGCCGGGGGGTGAGCGGGACCCCGCGCGTGTTGCCTACCTCGACGAGGGCCCGCAACCCGGCGAGGACCGCAGCCCGGCGGATCAGGAACGACCCGCCACCCTGCTCGTCGTGCTGGCTCAGGTCGACCAGCGCCGCGGTGTGGTCGGCGATGACCACCCCGAACGGCACGGCCCCCATCACTTTCACGGACGCCCCTGCCGCCGACTGCCGTTCCAGCTCGGCGAGGACGCCCGGCTCGCCCAGCAGCGCCCGGTCGACCACCATCGCGACCGTGTCCGCGCGCCGCTCGAGGCGCTCCGTGGTGTCGGCCCGGTCCAGCCAGACCCGGGCGGCCGGACTGTCGGCGACCATCATCAGCAGCTCGCGGTGCGCCATGCCCTCGACCGACCGCATGCCGGCCGCGGCATCGTCCGGGATACCCAGGCCCTCGATCCCGCCCATCCCCACCTCGGCGTCGGGGGCGCCCTCCCGGCTCTGCCGCCAGATCACCCCGAGCTCGGAGGCGAACGACCGGGAGAACCGGGCCCGGGCCTCCAACAGGGCCGCGAGCCGGGGCAGGCTCTCCTCGGGAGGTTGGATCTCCCAGCGGCCGGGACCGTCCTCGGTGATCAGCCCGCGGCCGACAAGTTCCTTGCCCACCCGCCGCACGTCGTCGGGGTGGTATCCCTCCAGCTCGAGCCCTTCCTGTGTCGGCGTCCCGAGCCGGATCATCGTCATATAGACCCGGGAGAGGTAGTCCTCGAACTCCGGACCGTGCAGCTCTGCCAACCTGCTCATCGCGCTCCCTCCAGCGGTAATACCTGCAGGTCAGACCGGGTTCACCGGCCGTTAACCCGCCCGTCACCCTGGCGGGCGCTCTGACGGGTTAACGACAATGACTATAAGCCGCCACGCGCTCAAGATGACATGTCCGGTCAGGTCGTGTCATGGTGTGTCTACGGCTTCGGCCGGCGCGGGGACGTGCGAGTCGTTGGTATCCCCCCCACCAACTGACCCTGCTCCGCGCATCGTGGCCCTCCTGGGAGAACACCCCCCCTGCCTCCCAGGAGGGCCACGAACCATTTCCAGCCCCGTTCACCCCGCCCCGCCCCCCACCCCCACCACGACCGGACGCGTCACCGGGCGGTCCCACCCCGCCACCGGACGCACGAGCGGGCGGCCACAGCCCGCCACCGGACGCACGACCGGGCAAAGTCGCCCACTATCGTGGCCGCCGTGAAGGTCTTGGTGATCGGCTCAGGTGCCCGCGAGCACGCCATCGTCCGCGCCCTGGCAGCCGACCACGCCGTGGACGCCGTGCTGGCCGCACCGGGCAACCCCGGGATCGACCTCATCGCCCGGTGCCTGCCCGACTGCGGCCCGATCACCGACCCGGACGCCATGGCGGAGCTGGCCACCGAGGTGGGTGCCGACCTGGTGGTGGTCGGCCCCGAGGCGCCGCTGGTGGCCGGGGTCGCCGACGCGATCCGCGCGGCCGGCATCCCGTGCTTCGGGCCGTCGGCCGCGGCGGCCGAGCTGGAGGGCAGCAAGGCCTTCGCCAAGGACGTCATGGCCGCGGCCGGAGTGCCGACCGCCATGGCGCACGTGTGCTCCGACGCCGATCAGGTCGCCCGCGCCCTAGAGGCGACCGGCGCCCCCTACGTCGTCAAGGAGGACGGTCTCGCGGCGGGCAAGGGTGTGGTCGTCACCGACGACATGGACGAGGCCACCGCCCACGCCCGCACCTGCCTGGCCAAGGCCGGAGGGCGCGTCGTCGTCGAGGAGTTCCTCGACGGCCCCGAGGTCTCCCTGTTCTGCATCACCGATGGCAGCACCGTCCTGCCGCTCGCGCCGGCGCAGGACTTCAAGCGGATCGGCGATGGCGACACCGGCCCGAACACCGGCGGCATGGGCGCCTACAGCCCGTTGCCGTGGGCCCCGGACGGGCTCGTCGAGGACGTCCTGGAACGGGTGGCCCGCCCGACGGTCGCCGAGATGCAACGCCGCGGCACCCCGTTCGCGGGGATCCTCTACGTCGGGCTGGCCCTGACCTCGCGCGGGCCGCGGGTGGTCGAGTTCAATGCCCGCTTCGGCGACCCCGAGACCCAGGTCGTGCTCGCCCGGTTGCGCACCCCCCTGGGCCAACTGCTCCGCGCCGCGGCGGAGGGGCACCTCGAGGAGATCCCCGACCTGCAGTGGCACGACCGGTCCGCGGTCACCGTAGTCGTGGCCGCCGACGGCTACCCGCAGGCCCCGGTGACCGGGTCGCCGGTGACCGGCCTGGAGGACGTGGCCGCGCTCGAGGACGTGCACGTGCTGCACGCGGGCACCCGGGCCGCCCCCGAGGGGGTCCTCGCCTCGGGCGGGCGCGTCCTGTCCGTGGTCGGCCTCGGCCCCGACCTGGCGGCGGCCAGGGACCGCGCGTATGCCGGGGTGCAGCTCATCGGTCTGGCCGGGGGCCAGCACCGCACCGACATCGCCGACCGCGCCATCCGAGGAGAGATCCGGCTGTGACGACGACCCCCGACCGACTGCCCGGTGACCTCCCGGGCCACGTGGCGATCTACTCCGGCAAGGTGCGCGAGCTCTACGCGCCCCTCGACCCGGACACCGGCTTGGTCGACGAGAGCCGGCTGCTGCTGGTGGCCTCGGACCGGATCTCCGCCTACGACTACGTGATCGACAGCCCGATCCCGGACAAGGGCGCGGTGCTGACCCAGCTGTCCCTGTGGTGGTTCGAGCAGCTCGCCGACCTGGTCGACAACCACGTGGTCTCCACCGCGGTGCCGGACGCCGTCGCGGGCCGGGCGATCTATGTGCGCCGGTTGCGCATGCTGCCGGTGGAGTGCATCGCCCGCGCCTACCTCACCGGCGGCGGGCTGGCCGAGTACCGCGACGGGGGCACCGTCAGCGGCGTCCGGCTGCCCGCCGGCCTGGAGGACGGCTCCCGGCTGCCGGAGCCGGTGTTCACGCCGACCACGAAGGCGCCCCTCGGCGAGCACGACCTGCCGATGACCTACGAGGAGGTCGTGGCCCAGCTCGGGCCAGCGCTGGCCGAGCGGGTGCGCGAACTGACCGTGCAGATCCTGTCCCGCGGCAACGAGATCGCGGCCGAGCGCGGCATCCTGATCGCCGACACCAAGGTGGAGTTCGGGGTCGATCCGGCCGCCGTGGGGGTGGGCCCGGACGACGAGGTCGACTGGACCTCCCTCGACCCCGACAGCCTGCAGGTCGTGCTGGCCGACGAGGTCCTCACCCCCGACTCCTCCCGCTTCTGGCGGGCCGACGAGTGGGCGCCGGGTCGGGCCCAGACCTCCTACGACAAGCAGGTCCTGCGGGACTGGCTGACCTCGGCGGCCAGCGGGTGGGACCGGTCCTCGGGCCAGGCCCCGCCACCGCTGCCCGAGGAGGTCGTGGCGCTCACCCGGGACCGCTACGTGGAGGCCTACCAGGCGCTGACCGGTGAGCGGTTCGCCCCGCCTACAATCGACTGACCGACCCAACACCCCCGTCAGGAGCGCCCCGTGGGCACCGTGATCGTCGACGTCATGCCGAAGCAGGAGATCCTCGACCCCCAGGGCCAGGCCGTCGCCGGCGCCCTCGCCCGACTCGGCCTCGGCCGGTTCACCGACGTGCGCCAGGGCAAGCGGTTCACCCTGACCGTGGAGGAGGAGGTCACCGAGGAGGTGCTCGCCGC contains:
- the purS gene encoding phosphoribosylformylglycinamidine synthase subunit PurS, with amino-acid sequence MPKQEILDPQGQAVAGALARLGLGRFTDVRQGKRFTLTVEEEVTEEVLAAAREAAETLLSNPVIEDVVSVRAQQDVDSVRAAEDAR
- a CDS encoding phosphoribosylaminoimidazolesuccinocarboxamide synthase, translated to MTTTPDRLPGDLPGHVAIYSGKVRELYAPLDPDTGLVDESRLLLVASDRISAYDYVIDSPIPDKGAVLTQLSLWWFEQLADLVDNHVVSTAVPDAVAGRAIYVRRLRMLPVECIARAYLTGGGLAEYRDGGTVSGVRLPAGLEDGSRLPEPVFTPTTKAPLGEHDLPMTYEEVVAQLGPALAERVRELTVQILSRGNEIAAERGILIADTKVEFGVDPAAVGVGPDDEVDWTSLDPDSLQVVLADEVLTPDSSRFWRADEWAPGRAQTSYDKQVLRDWLTSAASGWDRSSGQAPPPLPEEVVALTRDRYVEAYQALTGERFAPPTID
- the purD gene encoding phosphoribosylamine--glycine ligase, whose amino-acid sequence is MKVLVIGSGAREHAIVRALAADHAVDAVLAAPGNPGIDLIARCLPDCGPITDPDAMAELATEVGADLVVVGPEAPLVAGVADAIRAAGIPCFGPSAAAAELEGSKAFAKDVMAAAGVPTAMAHVCSDADQVARALEATGAPYVVKEDGLAAGKGVVVTDDMDEATAHARTCLAKAGGRVVVEEFLDGPEVSLFCITDGSTVLPLAPAQDFKRIGDGDTGPNTGGMGAYSPLPWAPDGLVEDVLERVARPTVAEMQRRGTPFAGILYVGLALTSRGPRVVEFNARFGDPETQVVLARLRTPLGQLLRAAAEGHLEEIPDLQWHDRSAVTVVVAADGYPQAPVTGSPVTGLEDVAALEDVHVLHAGTRAAPEGVLASGGRVLSVVGLGPDLAAARDRAYAGVQLIGLAGGQHRTDIADRAIRGEIRL